In one window of Maribacter sp. BPC-D8 DNA:
- a CDS encoding L-histidine N(alpha)-methyltransferase, with the protein MRDTKTTLTNTSEFEKEVHQGLTDNPKHLSSMYFYDKKGDKLFQDIMAMPTYYLTDSEYEILNNNKEEISNLFTGFGSFDLIELGAGDGKKTKILLKEFSDQKIDFTYVPNDISDNALSQLQHSIEKELPEVQVKPFQGTYFEALKEISNRENRKIILFLGSNIGNLEHEQAVVFMNKIQQLMQPEDLLFMGFDQKKNPQTILDAYNDKEGVTAAFNKNVLDRINTELNANFDLKQFLHWEVYNPETGTAKSYLVSKIEQTVQIKNLELTVDFKQWETIHTEISQKYDDEIITWLAKESGLKMVTSYESTSFGYKNCVFKKN; encoded by the coding sequence ATGCGAGACACTAAGACGACACTCACCAATACAAGTGAATTTGAAAAAGAAGTTCACCAAGGTTTGACTGACAACCCTAAGCATTTGTCATCAATGTATTTTTACGACAAAAAGGGAGATAAGCTTTTTCAAGATATTATGGCAATGCCCACTTACTATCTTACCGATTCTGAGTATGAAATACTTAACAACAATAAAGAAGAAATCTCAAATCTGTTTACCGGTTTTGGATCATTTGACTTAATTGAACTTGGTGCTGGAGATGGCAAAAAGACCAAAATTTTATTAAAAGAATTCAGCGACCAAAAAATCGATTTCACTTATGTACCCAATGATATAAGCGACAACGCATTAAGTCAATTACAGCATTCTATTGAAAAAGAATTACCAGAAGTACAAGTTAAACCTTTTCAAGGAACATATTTTGAGGCGCTTAAAGAAATAAGCAATCGCGAGAACAGAAAAATAATTTTGTTTTTAGGTTCTAATATTGGCAACTTAGAGCATGAGCAGGCAGTTGTTTTTATGAATAAGATTCAACAGCTAATGCAACCTGAAGACTTATTGTTCATGGGGTTTGATCAAAAGAAAAATCCACAGACCATATTAGATGCTTATAACGATAAAGAAGGGGTTACTGCTGCTTTCAATAAAAATGTTCTTGATAGAATAAATACCGAACTAAATGCAAACTTTGATTTAAAGCAGTTTTTACATTGGGAAGTCTATAACCCCGAAACAGGAACCGCAAAGAGTTACTTAGTTTCAAAAATTGAACAGACTGTACAAATTAAAAATTTAGAGCTGACCGTCGATTTTAAGCAATGGGAAACTATACACACTGAAATTTCACAAAAGTACGATGATGAAATAATTACTTGGCTTGCTAAAGAATCTGGTTTAAAAATGGTCACTTCATATGAATCAACTTCATTTGGTTATAAAAACTGTGTATTTAAAAAGAATTAG
- the egtB gene encoding ergothioneine biosynthesis protein EgtB: MVSTDTFLDFFLETREHTEAICKPLEIEDYVVQPIVDASPPKWHLGHTTWFFEEFILKSYDKAYTVFDDDFSFVFNSYYETIGKRVVRADRGNLSRPSVKKVYEYRHYVTQAMKRLLASNDDKTLLNVLEIGIHHEKQHQELLLTDIKYILGNNPLLPKYSDTFEEFTIEKDTQRWIDMSEGIYEIGHNSTDFCFDNELGRHKVYLHDYQISNKLVTNAEYIEFIKAGGYKRFDLWHAAGWDWVQQNQVTSPLYWHEIDGIWHYYSLNGLTEVDLDAPVTHISYFEAFAFAQYKGCRLPTEFEWEAAQEQFNWGQRWEWTESAYLPYPNYKKVDGALGEYNGKFMVNQKVLRGSSIATPIKHARHTYRNFFSTDLKWQFTGIRLAK; the protein is encoded by the coding sequence ATGGTTAGTACTGATACGTTCTTAGATTTCTTTTTAGAAACCAGAGAGCATACCGAGGCTATTTGCAAGCCTCTAGAAATTGAAGATTATGTGGTACAACCTATCGTTGACGCCTCTCCACCAAAATGGCACCTAGGTCATACGACTTGGTTTTTTGAAGAATTTATTCTTAAATCATACGACAAGGCTTATACAGTTTTTGATGACGATTTCTCGTTTGTATTTAACAGCTACTACGAAACTATAGGTAAACGTGTGGTACGTGCAGACCGAGGTAATTTGTCTAGACCTTCAGTAAAAAAGGTTTATGAATACAGACATTATGTAACTCAAGCAATGAAGAGGCTGTTAGCATCTAATGATGACAAAACTTTATTAAACGTTCTAGAAATAGGAATACATCACGAAAAGCAACATCAAGAATTACTTCTTACAGATATTAAATATATTCTCGGGAACAACCCGTTATTACCTAAATACTCAGACACTTTTGAAGAATTTACCATTGAGAAAGACACTCAAAGATGGATAGATATGAGTGAGGGAATTTATGAAATAGGTCATAATTCTACTGACTTCTGTTTTGACAATGAATTAGGAAGACATAAAGTATATCTTCATGACTATCAAATATCGAACAAACTCGTTACCAATGCCGAATATATTGAATTCATTAAAGCAGGCGGATACAAACGTTTCGACCTTTGGCATGCCGCTGGATGGGATTGGGTACAGCAAAACCAAGTAACATCTCCATTATACTGGCACGAAATAGATGGAATATGGCATTACTATAGCCTTAATGGATTAACTGAAGTTGATTTAGACGCGCCTGTTACCCATATTTCTTATTTTGAAGCATTTGCCTTTGCTCAATACAAAGGATGTCGCCTACCTACTGAATTTGAGTGGGAAGCCGCTCAGGAACAATTTAATTGGGGACAACGTTGGGAATGGACAGAAAGTGCCTACCTACCCTACCCTAATTATAAAAAAGTTGATGGAGCTTTAGGTGAATACAACGGTAAATTTATGGTTAACCAAAAAGTACTTAGAGGTAGCTCAATAGCAACACCTATTAAACACGCAAGGCACACCTATCGCAACTTTTTTTCAACCGATTTAAAATGGCAGTTTACCGGTATAAGGTTAGCCAAATAA
- a CDS encoding energy transducer TonB, translated as MKIKASILLIVCTFISMNCFSQDDSIYFPQEEIVIDECADALDKNDCLSLKVEEEVLVILEDLFKKRNQEIDTLKTSIRFNLNDLNQINDERIYTYINDKKLNKKFSKELNQRIAELHVLRVDNKKPIKDRPKYVLKYDYLTNDNLLKKIPLDSSSTFKGGVIEEVPLFPNQTRVDDLTDRRTFNSLMQQHIGSNFNYPKEAIAKRVSGRVSIMFTIDKEGNVGDIKTKGPAPILENEARRIISLLPKFQIGSQNGVPKKVPYSIPINFKL; from the coding sequence ATGAAAATAAAAGCATCAATTTTACTTATCGTTTGTACTTTCATTTCAATGAATTGTTTTTCACAAGACGATTCTATTTATTTTCCACAAGAAGAAATAGTCATTGATGAGTGTGCAGATGCTTTAGATAAAAATGATTGCTTAAGTCTTAAAGTTGAGGAAGAGGTACTTGTTATTCTCGAAGATTTATTCAAAAAGAGAAATCAGGAAATCGACACTTTAAAAACAAGTATCAGATTTAATTTAAATGATTTGAATCAAATCAATGATGAAAGAATTTACACTTACATCAATGATAAAAAACTGAATAAAAAATTCTCTAAAGAACTCAATCAAAGAATTGCTGAATTGCATGTTTTAAGAGTCGACAATAAAAAACCTATAAAGGATAGACCTAAATACGTCTTGAAATACGATTACCTTACAAACGATAATCTTTTAAAAAAAATTCCTCTAGATAGTAGTTCTACTTTCAAAGGTGGTGTTATTGAAGAAGTTCCTTTATTCCCAAATCAGACAAGGGTAGATGATTTAACAGATAGAAGAACCTTTAATTCACTTATGCAACAGCATATTGGTTCTAACTTTAATTATCCTAAAGAAGCCATAGCAAAAAGGGTCAGCGGCAGAGTAAGCATCATGTTCACTATTGACAAAGAAGGCAATGTTGGTGACATTAAAACAAAAGGTCCTGCACCAATTTTAGAAAACGAAGCTCGAAGAATTATTTCATTACTGCCAAAATTTCAAATAGGAAGCCAAAATGGTGTACCTAAAAAGGTTCCATACTCCATTCCTATTAACTTCAAGCTTTAA
- a CDS encoding thymidylate synthase, with the protein MKQYHDLLNHVLTEGNQKGDRTGTGTKSVFGYQMRFDLSEGFPMVTTKKLHLKSIVYELLWFLKGDTNIKYLQENGVRIWNEWADENGDLGPVYGHQWRNWNDDEIDQIKEVVHSLKTNPNSRRMLVSAWNPSVLPDTSKSFSENVSNGKAALPPCHAFFQFYVADGKLSCQLYQRSADIFLGVPFNIASYALFTMMMAQVCGYEAGDFIHTFGDAHIYNNHMEQVELQLSREPKALPKMKMNPEVKDIFDFKFEDFELVDYNPHPHIKGKVAI; encoded by the coding sequence ATGAAACAATATCACGACTTACTTAATCACGTATTAACTGAAGGAAACCAAAAGGGTGACCGCACAGGAACCGGAACTAAAAGTGTTTTTGGGTATCAGATGAGATTTGACCTCAGCGAAGGTTTCCCAATGGTGACCACCAAAAAATTACATTTAAAATCTATTGTATATGAACTACTTTGGTTTTTAAAAGGTGATACCAATATAAAGTATTTACAAGAAAACGGCGTTCGTATCTGGAACGAATGGGCTGATGAAAACGGAGATCTAGGTCCGGTTTATGGTCATCAATGGCGTAATTGGAACGATGATGAAATTGATCAAATTAAAGAAGTAGTACATTCTTTAAAAACCAACCCTAACAGCAGAAGAATGTTAGTGTCTGCTTGGAACCCTAGCGTATTGCCAGACACCTCTAAATCATTTTCTGAGAATGTTTCTAATGGTAAAGCCGCTTTACCACCTTGCCATGCATTCTTTCAATTTTATGTTGCCGATGGTAAATTGTCTTGCCAATTATACCAACGTAGTGCAGATATCTTCTTAGGTGTACCCTTCAATATTGCATCTTACGCATTATTTACAATGATGATGGCTCAGGTTTGTGGCTATGAAGCTGGCGATTTTATTCATACTTTCGGTGACGCCCATATTTACAATAATCATATGGAGCAGGTTGAATTACAATTAAGTAGAGAACCTAAAGCATTGCCTAAAATGAAAATGAATCCGGAAGTGAAAGATATTTTTGATTTCAAATTCGAAGATTTTGAATTGGTAGATTATAATCCACATCCTCATATAAAAGGGAAAGTAGCTATTTAA